The genomic region AGTCTCTAGGCTATGTGTGGCTCAGCTTTTTGCGAACTCTTCCGTAGTAAGATACGGAGAAGAGCTTGGTAGGATGGAAAAAGCAGGAGGTGTCGATTGATGCCCTTTGTGATTGCCTCCCCGACACAATTTGTTGACTACTTTCGGTGCGTCCGTAGTCTGCGCTTTGATAAACGCCCAGACTATATCTACCTCCAGGATATCCTCTCAAGATCATTGGATGATGCTGGTGAAGTGGACGATGGTCTGTTTGACTGGATGGTAGCTGGACAGGTTAAGCTGCTACCTGATCTTAACGGTCGTACTCGGGTACCGGTTCGATAAAGAGCGGATTTGGTCTAAAGGGGTACTACGGGTGTAGCCTTTGACGATTTGGAAGGTTTGGAGGTTAGCCATGGGTTGTTGACTCGAGCTATGTAGTAATTAGTTGGAATTGAAAACTCCAAAATACACTTCAACACTGTCTCCGTTGGCCAGGCATAGAAAGACCACCCGAAAGAATGTTAACACTGATAGCGGCTTGACATAATAACCTGGTTCCAGGAGGATCCCACCTTGCTTCAACAATGGAACCCCAACTCGTCGGAGTTGCCGATACCCTCTGTGGGGGGTGGCGAGGAACTTTGATACCAGGCAATAGACAGGGGTAGGTATGTGAAGCGCAAGTCTTGACAACTATCTACCCCACGGGGTATAtatctccttcttcccttctATCTTTCCGAAGAATCAATatctccagcagcaggcttTGACCACTAAAAAACGACGTGGTTAGTCAGCTTCGTTCACGTTCTAGCTGAAATCGACCTTTGCTGACATACCTGTACCTATCAAAAGCCGCTCTCATCAAGGCGGTGGCTACCGAACTTTTTACTCATACTCATCGTGGTGCTTATGATACCACGGGCGTGCCGaagccccctcctcctaagCCTCGGTGAAGTCAATCAGGTAATAATAACGCTGCCTATAAAGGATGATGAGGCTAATAGGGTTTAAAGACTGACTTACACGTGAGAAGTACACACGACGTAAGATGCGGACACGACTGGTAGACACGGGATATGATTCTAGGGGTTGTTAGGGGAGAGCACCAACTTTCATGTTATCCACTTTAATATTAGACCTATAGTTCACCAGTATCGAAATTCTAAAGTGTTTCAGAACCCTTTCATGATCATCCAAAAGCCTGTTTCACACATTATAGGTAAGGTTCATACTGTCAGGGTACCTACTTGAGAAACAGCACACACGAAAGTTGAGCAATGAAAAGACTCGAGGTCTGGTGCAAAacttggggaagagggggataTTGGGGCTCTGAGTTCATTTATGGCCTTTATTACTTGCAGTTATGGCCTGGATATTTGCGTCCGTACATCCAGTTCAACTCGAGATATACAGTGGTCCTCGCCAACACGGCCGAAGGGCTTGACACTGACAGGACTCTTGGATGTTCTTGGTTGCGTGGCGGACTTGAATAAGGGGCAACTCGTCGTCCTTTCCACAAACCCCAAGTTCTAGATAAAGCCCTTGTCCGTTCTGGAGGGTCGACCTCGAAGTCCAATTTCCCGAACCCACCAAGGAAAGCATTGCGGAGATGTAGTCGAGCTGGTATGGGAAGTAAGTGGAGAGTGGCCCACGGCTGAGATGATCCCAGATTCTGGAGAGTATGGGATGGACTGAACGCTGGGGAAAGAGACGAGAGATCTAGCAAAGCGTGAGCCAAGGTCGATCTGTCCAGGTGCTGTCCTGGAAAAGATAGGTACATACTGGTCGTTATGCATGATGCCGAGGCCAGCCATAGCCGAGTAATGATGTCGTTGAATAAGCTTGTTGTAAAATGCGGTGGGAGGACAGGTGAACTTTCATAGTCCAGTCTGAAGCATCTGAATCTTCGTAGGCGACGTGTTTGTTAAATAGTTTGAGGTGCGTGCAACTAACATTCAAATGTATGATATTGGTGCTCAGTGCGCAGTAGCTGTGCCCTATGCATGGTTGTCCCGCCTCAGTGCGCGGTGCAGGTGTTGTCTCGTCCAACTTCTCCAACGCTATATATAGCACTTCCACGTGTTGAAAATGAGAAATTTATGTTTTGAGAAGACGGGTCGATCTCGGTTCTCCATCGAGACGTGGTGTGTTGTGAGAAAGCGGCGCCGTCAAGGCCTGCTGACATAAACAAAGAAACAACTCACCACTCATCGCCCGCTGCTCGCCATTTGCCCCGCCCGTCGCTCCGCCCGCCGCCACGCCAATCAGCACCCCTTAGCCGCTTTGGCTACAAAACAAAAGTTACTCCGCgttccatcccatcattcTTCATCAGGTAATACTATCACCTGCAACCTTCAGATAGCTTTGCTTAGAGGCAACACTTACCTAACAATGCTAGGCGCGCCTCCATATTTCCCGAGAGGTACATAAGGTATCAGTTCTTCTTGAAATCCTGATAATATTCGACCAGATAGCCACAAGGACTTCCTCTGTTTTTCATATCGTCGGAGCCAACCCCAGttgcagcaacaacaaggctGGCAGGCAACTTTGCGGCTCAAATGTGCGGATGTTCGCGCCGCACCGATAAAACACCCCACTGTGGGGCCCAGATATTGGAGCCCTTCTCGGCCCAGCTGAGCTCTTCAGACACGCAAAACAATGTCGGCACCAACTCAGGAAGGGATTCGTATCGCCTGTACGCCTTGCCATCGAAAAAAAATAACTTGCAACAAGGTGTTACCATGCGCCAGATGCACTCGCCTAAAGTTGGCATGTGATGAACGGTATTCAGGCAGATACAAAGCCCGCTCAACCCCCCACACAAAGTCTCCTGAAGCCGCGCCGAGGACCGAAATCTCCCTGCGTAGTGCTCAGTCGCAAAGCGCTACCCCGGCCGACGATGAAGGAGCTACCTCAGTGTCCAACGATCGAGCAGTAGATTCGCCTACACCCTTGGAGCCGCGCCCGCATAAACGAAGGCTGGTAGGACTGCGCGACTTGCTCAACGGTAAGAAAACGTGTTATCACTCTTCGATCGTGGTGTTCTGACTTGATGTTGTAATAGCCGACGAAACCCTCCCTACGTTCAACGCTGTACCCCCATTAGTTCACGAACCATGGGATCCCAGGTTCTATCGGTTCTGGTATCCCTGGAGGAAGCTTGCTAGTTATCTCGAAGTGTCGGCTCCCGAGGTGCTCGAATTTACATACAACGGAGGGTACTTGACATCAAACTCCGCATTTCATGTCGGGTTGCAGCTTCAGATTCGTTCCGAGCGATACCCAGACGCATCTAAGGTCTGGATTGACCGGCCCAAACTCCTCAGCTCAATAACGCAACATCTAGAGGTCTTAGGAACTTGGAATTGTGGTTTAGTTAGCGCCGATTCCTCACCAAAAGGTGTCATGGTATCGTGTGTCGCAGTGCTTCCAGGGAACAACGGTGTGGTTCTGCCAGCAACTCTCGGAGAGATAGTGATAAGGTGGCAGCAACTATCAAGTCTTCTTTTATTCCGTGAGTGGGGGTCTTTCCATAGCACAAGGCTAGGACCGGCGATGACCACTTTATGACCCCGCTTGCGCACTATAAATCCACCGCACGCTCGGGAACTCGCCCATTACATAAACCTTAGAAGTAACATAGAGATATTTTCCAGATTGTGTCTTGCTCCGACCGGTCACATAGAAGTTTCCATCCACGgccacaacaccatccgGTCCATCAAAGTCGACAATCGCAGCAACGCAATCACGCTCGTTCGTATCGATACGTAATTCCCCTGCACCGCAAACCGCGTTAGCAAGTCAGCAAAACAGCAAGGTAGAGGAACAGAGTAAAAACTTACCTATGCCAAGCTGCTTCTGAACCTCATCCAGAATCTCGTCCTCACTCCTCCCACACACTTTTTTGCTGGTCATACCGGTAACTGGACTGAGGGGAAGTGTCGTTGTTATCGGAAGCGTCGGTCGTGACAGCACCCTTGTCGCGCGGATttgtgggggtggttggacTATCACGTGAGCTAGGGGCTAATCCCCGTGTcggctctggctctggctgcCTTTCCtgccacctccccttcactCCAAGCCAGCGGATCGACAGGAGTAACCAGTTACAACACTGGACCAAGttgtgacaagggctgtaatatcagggcttggaactCATAGTTCAATTCCAACTAATAatctttgatggcctcgaagaGCGTGATactgaaaagaagaagaagagatacAGTCTTGGTGTTTCCAAACGCGTATTTTATCCTCCCTCGCGTGGCCCGTGCCCTTGTTGGCCTcaggccatcgccaagtcCTTCAATATCCTACTGGCCAGTGGGCTTCCTTTGATAACCGCCCTGCCTCTGATTGTCTGCCTCACTTTGaacgagaggctcacaactTGCAGTTACCCCTCCTTACGGTGGTATCGacagtgttgttggctgtggttgtAGGTGCTcggcctttgccgtgtgacaCAAGTGTTGACACTGCGATGGAACCAGGGAGCAAACACAAACCGAAATGAGGATCCCAAGAAGTGAAACTAACAACGAAAGATAGCCCTTGTGCGAGCTTCCACCCTCAATAGAACGAGCCTTGATCCAAATGATTAAAACTATGAAGAAGGCGTGAAGGATAGCCGGTGCAAGCCACGCAATATCATAGGCGTATCTCTTGTGAATCTGCCAAACTAATCCAACAGCAAAAATGATCACCTCCAAAGCCGTAATTCCAATCTTCAAGCCCTTGTTGCAAGTTGTCGGTCCTGTAAGAAATTGCACACTAGGTAGTCAGCGTAAAGCATGTGGAGTGAGGTGCGAGGTAGTACCTGAAAGACAGGGTAGACCAGAAATGTGACGGCCTTCCAGGCAAGAGGTGTGGATAGTTTCTCCAAATGGTGAACGGGATACCTGGTATAAACGTAGCAACAAGGCAGGCCcacgcagcaacagcaagccaAAAGATCAATGCTGCAGACAACAAGGAACACCACGGTGACGATATATGCTGCAATGGCAGCATAGAACTCGGGGGCACTTACCGGGGGCTGCATCTTTTTGAATCTCGCAGACAGAATCAAGACAAGGCAAAAAACAAGGCAACTAAAGTGGCTTGCAGGACTTGAAAGTGCAGCTTTCAAgtgggcggggggagggcaATGGGCCGCGTCCCAGGCTTATATGCTCAGCGTCGTTTCCGGGCAAGCGGGCGGACGGACGGATCGACTGGATTTCACTCTTCTCCCACAATCAAATTGTGTGATCACCCTCCCATCCTTGCATGATAAGCTCCTCTCCACAGGTGACAGCAGGGCAGTTGGAGAAAGGAGCAATGCGCTATGTTGACGCCTCTCTTGCATCCAACCAGCACCCTCCGAGGCGTGCATTTAGGGAGCGGGGGGGCAGGACAtagcagaagaagaacagggaCTGGGGGGTTGCCATGATCAAACAGCTGGTCTTGACATGGGGGCTTGTATGTCCGAGGATGTGGCTCCCACTCAGCAATTCAGTATCTCGCCACCGACGTAAGTAGCTCGAACGGACTTTTCCTATCACCACGTATTTCAGTAGAGAGGAACATAATGACTCTTCCTATAGCATAAGCAGAGGAAAAGCTAGAAAGAAAATAAGGTGTGGAAGTATGTAGGTAGGTGTGAAGGTTGATTGTTAGATCTATCTGAACGTGGGAAACTAACTGGGTAGAAATACAGGAGGGCCACAAAGCGGCGATGAAGAAAGCCAAGAAAGCAACACAAAGGCGTGAAGGAAACCAAAGCAAATGGCCTAGCAAAGAGCGCAAAGACTTGCGAAAAAGGCTAAAAGGTAATACTCGCACGATAAGATCTCAGAGGGAACTTCGTTAGGTTAGGGCCACTTGGGAAAACGGTGGGGCATCGCCCTCTATGGTAGACGAAAAGCTGCAAGTGGCTGACGTGGTTGACGATTGGGGAAGGTTTGGCGAAATGTCATTGCTCTGCTGTACATGGTTTGTTGAAGGGCGAGAACTGCCAGGTTCAGTTCGTGGCTCTAAGCCTTTAGTGGTAAGACACCATTCATTCTTGTCGTTTTTTACTGCTAAAATTTCAGTTGTTGCAACCAAAAAGCGGTCACCGCAGTTAAGCATTGACATGGTTGGATTCAGTCTCTGGCTCCGAGCCCATCCCTCCACAACAGCCTGGGCGCCACGGGGACTGTTGTATGTGCCGGAAAAAAGATAACCAGTGTGGGTAGTTGCCGGGCTTGCTTGAAGTCCCTCATTTGATGGCGTGGATGGTTGTGAATGGGATTCAGTTTGGGGTTTTGCCCGTTTCGTCTGAGACTGTGATACTAGTTTTGCCTATGCTGTCCCTAGTTTCTTAGGCTGCTGCAAAATGTCTAGCGTCTGCTCAAGTCGCTCACAATCTTCCGGTGCTGAGCTCTTGATGTGGGAGCTCTCCGCTTTGGTGCGGCTCGCTGTGGGTGTTGAGAGTTTGCTTGTGGCTTGTGTCGAAGAGAGACCTGCTACTGGACGGGAGGCCGGAGAGTCAGTCTTTGGATAAATCCTTGCAGTCCGTCGTCTGAGACGATGATTTCTGTCGAATTGGGAGTCGTTTCCACAAGGGAGACAAGAACTGCCTGGGGTTGAACCTCTAGATCAATGCACAGGAGATGGTTTGAGCATTTCAATCTGTTTTTATTTCGAATTGACCCCCTTTGTGGAGGCCTTATCAAGGTTTTGAAGGCTTTCTGGTTCTAGTTTTTTTAAAACTTTTCTTGGATACGGCATGGGGCTGACACAATGTCAAGGCTTAAAAGGCGTACAGAAAACTGCTCggtttttatttctttcttaGCTTACCATTCGGTTCTCAGCGTTAAGTTAGCTTATACTCCGCCTCGACCGGGGAACACCGAGCCACCCATTGTGCCCACTATTGCGCGAAAAAAACCATTTGGAAGTCGTCACCAAATAGTTTTCACCGCTAACCTTCTTTGGGTTTTATCATCTAAATCGGCGATTCCTACCACCTAATCCAACTCCTTAGtgatcagcaacaccaaatCAGATAAAGTTTCTCTACAGAAAATGGTCCAGAGTAGTTGCCCAGGTGGTCTTGGGCTCAGGAGCCCAAACACGTCAGTGTGGGAACATCAAACACGCAATACAAGTTATATCCTAAGTTCAGTGTAACAATGGGAAACTATGATTTAAATATCATTTTAGTATACATAGATAAATACAGATTAATATCGCACCCGGGCATTAatatcttcttcttgataaAGTATTGGATACGTAATCCAGGGGAGATTTATGCGATGTACACACCAGCTCTTATCCAACAATATATTTCCGGCTCCACTAAAGTAAGGTAGCCGCTACCTACTTGCTTCTCTACATTCTCAAAGTCAACCTATATGCTAGAAAGAAAGAACGGTGAAATGCAGACCACCAAAAGATCAGGAAAACATATCCCTCAAAAGCATGAACGGCTCATAATCGAGACCCCCCTTGTTCCAGTCCTTAAATCACCTCTGTCATCTTCTTTCCTCAGTGTCTACTGCTGCTCAGCCACCTCCATAGCACCAGAGCCGCCAGCTGCTGTGCGAAACTGTCTGGTGTTGCAACGCCAGGAGCTGATGCGGTCGCTGAAGAAGCCGTTGCCATCGTGAAGATTGGCATCCTCCTGGTTACCGTAAGAGCGGCCTTCGCAGTTGGAGTGTCTTTGAACGGAAATGCTAGCATTACTACAAAGAtacaagaaaaagaacggTGATGGTAATACTTACTCATACCAGACACAGTGGAAGCGGCTCTTGTCAAGGTTGCGGATGGAGCTGATGCGGTCATTGTAGCTGCCGGGGACATTgactgggtggtggttgggttaGGTTTCTAGCTTTTCGGGTTGAATCAGGCTGGTAATGTATCTTACAGCATGAACCGGGGTTGGATCCAAAGGTTTGGCATGGGTTGCCCCAGCGAGTGTTCTGGCAGGCCAACACAAAGGCCGTGTTCTGACGAGCCGTGATGTTGCTGTCAGATGAGGTATCCACTGCAGGGGCAGCGGTGGCTGAGAGGACGCCcatggcgatgaggatggtggtctTCAGATTGAACATTTTGAAAGTGCGGAATGGTGGTATTGTATGTGCTAGGGTGCTGGAGCGTCGTTCTTGATGCTGTATgtgttggatgatgatgatgatgatggaaacTTGAATGACGAGGAAAGGCTGCCACATTTATACTTCCTTTCAGCTCTGATCTAGCTACTTCGAATCTTTCAAGAACCGCACAATACTTGCACCTCACAGATGAATGACAAATCTCAGTATCATCACGAATCAAAACCACTATcgttggcgatgatgtgTGGTAAGCTCTGCGCCTTGGATCATCATTCTCGGCTTCCCAGATAGGATAACCAAAGCCTTTTGGTAGGAACACTCTGAGACATAAGCACATGATTGATTCACTTGCAGTTATTCAGCCATACAGCCTACGTTGTCGAATCAGTAACAGACAGAGTTGAAGACAGACTTCAAGAAGGTTGATACTGGGGCATGGGGGAACAGGCCATGACGTATCCATGTATCTTGGTGTTGGTAACTAAACTTTGCATTATACACCTGACACGAAACCGGAAAGACCACCACACATTTGAGCCGTCTTTTACATGTCTTGATACTGAATATCATTTGTATTGTAGGTAGACAGACAGACGGAGGTTTCCATCTGTTTGGTCGGTCTTACATAAAGTGATCAAAGAGACCGATGTCTGGGTTTGTCAGCCTTCATCCATGGCGTAGCTGACAGATTTTCCAATACTTTTTGTTCTACAAACTAGAACCTTCCTACTTGTGTCTAGGTCATATGTGCTGTCTCCCAGCCTTGTGGCTCTGTGAGATGACGTCTGACAATGCGGCCCCCAATGATCTACAAATCACTGCATTTCGGCCCTTGGCATCCggatcaacaacatcatgatGACCATTGAAGGAAGAACTCTGAAACATCATGTCATCAAAAAAATTGTTGATCTATAGTCAGGGACCTTGGCTGCAATTAAGAGACTGGAATGTTTCTCTGTCAGCATGTCAAAATAGGCTCGTGGTGGAATGAAGATATCGGGAACTTGTGGTTGTCGATCATGCACAAAGTCCTAGCAGAACGTGACATTGAGTGCTCACAAATCATCGCTTGGCTCCAATACCGCTTAGGATGTCTATTCTTCTCATGAGTAGATGCGACTATCTCACAGTTATGCCAAGCACGAGAAGCAAAATCGCAGATAAAAGTTGTCTTTACTGTCTGCCTCACCAAGCGAGGACTGGCTGACCTCTGCTGGCTATGTATGTTTTCTATCTAATAGACCAGATGTCCCCATACCACAGAAGTAAAGAACCCGCGCAGACGTTAAATGAAGTGAAAAGAATGACCGTCCAAAAGGCGTACTCTGAACCCCCAGATCTCACAAGAAAAAACATCTCCGAAATTCTGAACCATGAGTTGAATGTGACCGGTTGCTGATCACCAACACAGCTGGCTGAGAGCAAGCCACGTTAGGCCTCGACCTTAGTGGCGTTCTCGGCCTCAGCAGTGCGGAACTGCTTGCGGTTGCAGCGCCAGGAGCTGATGCGGTCGTTCCAGAAACCGTTGCCGTCGTTAAGCTTGGCATCCTCCTGGTTGCTGTAGCTAGCGCCCTGGCAGTCGTAATGCCTGAGATCATGTCAGTTGCCTTAGTATAGTTAATGGGTTCTGGGGATCGAGATGAACTTACTCATACCACACGCACTGGAAGCGACCCTTGTCCTGGTTGCGGATGGCGCTGATGGAGTTGTCCCAGTCGCCGGGGATACCAACTAGAGAGATAATCTATGAGTATCACATAATTGGGGTGCATCTGGGTCGTCGAAAATGGGAAAGGAGCTTACTGCACTGGCCTGCAAGACCTTCGAGGAGGCGGCACGGTTGGCCCCAGTTGGTGTTCTGGCAAGCCCAGACATAGGCAGTGTCGTCAAGAGCGACAACGGTGTCGCTGTCGACGGCCGCGGGAGCAGCAGAGACAGAGAcgccgccgagggcgagaagAGTGACGAAGGTCTTGATGCTGAACATTTTGACAAGAGTGGTAAAGACAAGTGATAGCTGTCTGGAGGCGGTTCTCTTGAGTTGATGGAAGAGGTCTGCTGTCTTGCTGATGTCTGAAACTGATGAAGAACTTGAATCTTGTTACGGGGCTAGATGGCCGCCTCTTATACTTTTCCCGCTCCCTCCTTCGTCTTTCAACAACTCGGCAAGGATAGTATTCTCCTCTCCAAATTCCAACCGCATCCAATCATGCCATTTGCTCACCACGCCCCTCAACCTTCACCGAATGGTTACCTTACATGTATCACTACGTGCTTGTGATTCGTTGAACGTGTTGAGTGCTCCGTGAGTAGCAACATGCAATCCAACCTCCCGCCTTAGTCATGAGACTTTGTTTACAAGAAAATTCTCTTCATCCGGGCAGTCACCACCAGACACTCGTATCGTGAATCATGAAACCATTTTGGGCTAGCCTATAACATCAACCTGTGTCACTTCACCCTCTATGCTGGCTACTCGTAGGTACGAACCCGATGTGCTTGGCATCCTAAACCCTTCCCGCTTGAGGCTCGGTCCTTAACGCGAGTGACATGCCTACACCACCTGCAGTTCTCCATCTGCAGTTGCCGATCATGGGTTACATCCCGACAGTTTCCGGGGATTTGTCGCTGCTTATAAACATGACATTGAACTAAAAGCATTGCATGATCTACCTAACTCAACACAACCAACAGCCACGTTGGTAAGCTCAGACAAATTGTCTGCCGGCTACACCACTGCACGGAATGGGAATAAAACGGTTAAGATAAAGTTTCCGGCAGCATCTTGAGTCTGTTGCCTCACCATTGGCGCTGAGCTGGCATGGCAAGTTTCCAGCGGCTCAGCTGACAGGGTAAAGATGCCCACCAATCCAATTTACCTACAGAAATAAATCTGAACAAGCTAGATCACTGCATGCCGGGTACTTTGACCTTGAGAAGACATTGCCATGGAAGCTGATCAACGCTGTTTATTACCCAACACGTGTAGAAATACATAGCACCCGGCTTATTCTGTGGGTAGGATGTCCCTTAGTTCCACAACACGCGTGTAGCATAGCCTCAACCAACTTGACATCCGTTGGCTGCTACTCCCCTTGCTGTCCAGGACACAGACCATGGATGAACCCCTGAGATATTACCTTCCTGAACGATATGAGGCTAGAGGCGGTCTGCATCTCATCAGTAATGAAGCCCTGCGGTGACGATAGGATCGCGGCATCCAATTTTAGTATCATGTTATGACCTGTTGTTTAACAGAGGCTGACACGGAAAAAGGGTTAGCTAATTTACGTCCCGAACGTAGTGATGTAGGAAGACGATAGGAAGTTAACCTACATGTTCTTGTGCGCGTATCGTTGTTCATAATGATACATACCCAATGTTGCGGACTCTCCATCACCGATACACAGAGACTGCCTGGCACCTACCCCGCCCCTTCAATAAAGCCGTCTGCAAGTATTCACTTCCTGTTTCCTTTCTCGTTAAACCTTGTGTCGTAGGATTTGTCGTGGAGTGATTGGGCATGGGTTTAAAGTGAACGGCCACTTTTGGACTTGTTGGTCACATCATGCGTGCCGGGAGCTCCATGAGACGTTGCTCACTTAGCGACCATATCGTCTTCTTTGTGGTCAAAGACCAGGGTCAAGAGTGCCTTGCTAGTCTAGACTGAAGTTTATTAGATGGCGTAGGGGTCAAGGAAGGCCCGATCGGGCTCCATTGTCCCGAATACCGATGCCAATGATTGCTTTGGCTTCCTCAAATACATGTGGTAAGAAGTGAAAGCCTCGCAGGCCGGTTTCTTTTCAACTTCCTTTGGAGCCTTCTGCTCCTACGTTTGGGATCTGCTCTCACCAACACTCGCCTGATGTCGCGGGAAGGCAGACCAGTGTAATATATCCGTCTTCTCATTAATTGCTACAGTCTTGTGGGATGCCTGTAGCTAATATTGTTCGCACTAATGGTATATACCTATGTGATCGAACAGGTTGATGTGTTCATACTTGATTCCATATTTTTGTTAAAGTGGTGTGAAAACAATGGGGTTATATGCGAAGATGATACTGAACACCAATGGTCGAGCCCTTGATCAATATGTACCTATCTACCTACGAACAACCTTTTTCTTGTCATTTCCGGTTGCCACTTACGAAACCAAAGGTTTGGCTGTCGGACCACGCCTTTTGTCAAGCATCCCGCAGCTCAATCCTCCGGCAGAGACGCTGTTCCTGCTGGCTTAGGGAGAGTGCCAGTTAATTTCCTGGTTCACAAGCGGACGATATGGGTGATAGGTTCTTCCACTGACGGCATCGTATCTGATTTCCTGTGTTCTGGAACCGATTGGAAACAGATTGCATGGAGGTTTTTTTGAAGAAATGCTGCTGGAAGCCATAATACTGGATGCCAGACAAGAGTGGTGCAACACCACGAACTCAGGTGACTGAGAGAGATGCCCAGTCCTGCACCGATTATAGGTCGCGATCATCACAATGAACAGGAAGGTGAGGCTGCCTGCAGATTCTGGGCCTGTTCAATCGATAACCAAAAGCCAGTTCGCCATGCAGCTACGACTTTTGAGAGAAATTCTAGGGGGGCATTACCGTTTTTCAAGGGGGTTGATTACAGTTTTTTCTAGGGGGCATTACCGCCAATAGGGTTTAGGGTTATATATAGTCCCTCACTTGCCTTGTAAATTATCAACCACATTATCAACCACATTAAAGCTCACACCCTTGTAATTGAGACCTTTGCGGAAGGCCTGGCAATTGAAGCTCTCTGTGAGGTATTGTGAAGTTAGAGAGGCCTGCATCGGCGCGTGGGCATCgagcatcaacaccacggcAGTACATTAACCACAATACTTCCGAATATAAATATGCACTGTAATTTTTATGGTAAAAAATACAGTGTAATGTTGGCGATAATGAAAATAAACGGGTGTAATGGGAAAGGTGCGTTGTAGCACAGGGGGTAATTCTCCCCTAGAAAAAGGGCAATGCCCCCCCCAGAATTTCTGACTTTAATAGTTTCGTCCTCCCGCCATTACTTACAATCCGACTTTTCCTGGTGCTGGCCCATTCTTAAACTACACCCGATGTGTCCTGAGTTACCATGACTGGCGTTTCAGCTCTTTTGGGGTCAAACCCCAAAAACTATAGCTTTATTTTAGATGGTCCGGGAGACATAGAAAAGATGACCGAGGTTGTCACCGATCTTGCAACCGACCAAAGTTTAACCCAGCACTTTAATGCCAAATTTGGCGACGCTCTCTGCACCGCTATCATCGATCAAGTCCTCAAATCAAGCCTCGCACGATCCGCAACCCTCCTGACCGAGAAAGGAATTTATCTCATCTACAGATGCTCGCCCGTCTCCCAAAAGCTCATCCACGGCATCGCCAAGCTTCGTTAAACAAACCAATTTTCGGTGCCACAGCAGTCAAACATGTGTCGAGGATCTTCCGGAGCCATGCTATCGCGAATGCTGGCGTATGGACGGT from Podospora bellae-mahoneyi strain CBS 112042 chromosome 4, whole genome shotgun sequence harbors:
- a CDS encoding hypothetical protein (EggNog:ENOG503P91C; COG:S) translates to MFSIKTFVTLLALGGVSVSAAPAAVDSDTVVALDDTAYVWACQNTNWGQPCRLLEGLAGQCIGIPGDWDNSISAIRNQDKGRFQCVWYEHYDCQGASYSNQEDAKLNDGNGFWNDRISSWRCNRKQFRTAEAENATKVEA
- a CDS encoding hypothetical protein (EggNog:ENOG503P91C; COG:S) produces the protein MFNLKTTILIAMGVLSATAAPAVDTSSDSNITARQNTAFVLACQNTRWGNPCQTFGSNPGSCFNVPGSYNDRISSIRNLDKSRFHCVWYEHSNCEGRSYGNQEDANLHDGNGFFSDRISSWRCNTRQFRTAAGGSGAMEVAEQQ